A stretch of the Thunnus thynnus chromosome 7, fThuThy2.1, whole genome shotgun sequence genome encodes the following:
- the ube4a gene encoding ubiquitin conjugation factor E4 A produces MTDQGNNNQNISCNPFAALFGSLADAKQFASGQKPAQVSAEPPLEDSGESQSESENSVSDSVDDNDDSVAEISRSFRSRQELCEQLNVNHMIQRIFLITLDNSDPSLRGGNGIPPRCVYLEEMAADLDGQDWLDMDNIEQALFNRLLLLEPGNHLIYMTSCSAVNLSADRDAGEKCAIPYLFACYQRAKEEVTKVPEKLLSFAVRCKNLTVSNTQTVLLTPEIYISQNVYEQLLDLLLEAFSGAQPEEVIEFVEEVIAGLFTDQEVRTFEEVIVPVFDIFQGRIKDLDLCQPLLYSYLDVLLYFSHNKDIAKVLVEHIQPKDPANGLQYQKSLLGAVLSISCLLKTPGVVEGHGYFLNPSRSSAQETKVQEANIHQFMGQFHEKLHQILKNLLQRSGETRHLLLSWLGSCLQANAGRAKIWANQMPEIFFQMYASDAFFLNLGAALLKLCQPFCRPRSPKLLTFNPSYCALKELSEEERRNRNVHARGLDKETCLIPVPPQQPVESAQSYSLLTENLILTQLTLHLGFHRLHEQMVKMNQSLHRLQVTWQEAQRTGNPMSEQLLEQFERLMIVYLSTKAATTQPAMLQCCLNLQASTAALLVQLGVGNQGPEHVALSFPLPSLQSTMLCYVPEFFAENLGDFFIFLRRFADDILETSSESLEQILNFITVFMGNVERMKNPHLRAKLAEVLEAVMPHMEPVAPGAAQPIVFQRERVFCSYRHAPQLAEALITVFVDIEFTGDPHQFEQKFNYRRPMYPILKYMWGKENYRESIKHLADYASDNLEAMNPPLFLRFLNLLMNDAIYLLDEAIQYLSKIKVLQLERDRGEWDGLAPDARREKESSLQMFGQLGRFHNIMSNETIGTLAFLTSEIKGIFVHPFLAERIISMLNYFLQHLVGPKMGALKVKDFSEFDFKPQQLVSDICTIYLNLGDEENFCATVPKDGRSYSPTLFSQTVRVLKKINKPGDMIVGFGLLADKIKSHADRQQQEEETYSDAPDEFLDPIMSTLMLDPVLLPSSNVTVDRSTIARHLLSDQTDPFNRSPLTMDQIRPNEELKQQILQWLDKHKQERLQMGPSG; encoded by the exons ATGACTGACCAGGGCAACAACAACCAGAACATCTCCTGCAACCCCTTTGCTGCCCTCTTCGGCTCACTGGCTGATGCCAAACAGTTTGCATCAGGCCAGAAACCAGCACAAGTGTCTGCTGAACCACCAT TGGAGGACTCAGGAGAGAGCCAGTCAGAGTCAGAAAACTCTGTGTCAGACAGTGTTGATGACAATGACGACTCTGTGGCAGAGATCAGCCGCTCCTTCCGATCCCGGCAGGAGCTGTGTGAACAGCTCAATGTCAATCACATGATCCAGCGTATATTTCTCATCACCCTGGACAACA GTGACCCCAGTCTGAGAGGAGGTAATGGGATCCCTCCTCGCTGTGTGTACTTGGAGGAGATGGCTGCAGATCTAGATGGACAGGACTGGCTGGACATGGACAACATAGAGCAG GCGCTTTTTAACCGTCTGCTGCTGTTAGAGCCAGGAAACCACCTCATCTACATGACATCATGCAGCGCTGTGAACCTGTCTGCTGACCGTGACGCTGGAGAGAAATGTGCCATCCCTTACCTTTTCGCCTGCTACCAAAGGGCAAAGGAAGAG GTGACGAAAGTACCAGAGAAGTTACTGTCGTTTGCTGTTCGCTGTAAGAACCTGACAGTTTCAAACACACAGACGGTACTGCTCACCCCAGAGATCTACATCAGCCAGAATGTCTACGAACAGCTTCTGGACCTGCTGCTGGAAGCTTTCAGTGGAGCAC AGCCAGAAGAGGTGATTGAGTTTGTGGAGGAGGTCATTGCTGGCCTGTTCACTGATCAGGAGGTCCGTACTTTTGAGGAGGTGATAGTACCGGTGTTTGATATCTTCCAGGGGCGCATCAAGGATTTGGATCTGTGCCAACCTCTCCTCTACTCCTACCTAGATGTTCTCCTCTATTTCAGCCACAATAAAGACATTGCGAAG GTGTTGGTGGAACACATTCAACCCAAAGATCCAGCTAATGGTTTGCAGTACCAGAAAAGCCTTTTAGGGGCAGTTTTAAGTATCTCTTGCTTATTGAAAACCCCTGGTGTGGTGGAGGGTCATGGCTACTTCCTGAACCCCTCCCGCTCCAGCGCTCAGGAGACAAAGGTCCAGGAGGCCAACATCCACCAG TTTATGGGCCAGTTTCATGAGAAGCTGCACCAGATCTTGAAAAACTTGCTCCAGCGGTCTGGTGAGACACGCCACCTGCTCCTCTCATGGTTGGGCAGCTGTCTGCAGGCTAACGCCGGCCGAGCCAAAATATGGGCCAATCAGATGCCTGAGATCTTCTTCCAGATGTACGCCTCAGATGCGTTCTTCTTAAATTTGGGTGCAGCACTTCTGAAGCTGTGCCAGCCCTTCTGCAGGCCACGTTCGCCCAAACTGCTCACCTTCAACCCCTCCTACTGCGCACTCAAAGAGCTGAGCGAAGAAGAGAGGCGCAATCGCAATGTGCATGCAAGAG GTCTCGACAAGGAAACCTGTCTGATCCCTGTGCCCCCTCAGCAGCCGGTGGAGTCTGCACAGTCTTACAGCCTGCTGACTGAAAACCTCATACTCACACAACTCACCCTGCATCTCGGCTTCCACAG ACTCCACGAGCAGATGGTGAAGATGAACCAGTCTCTCCATCGGCTCCAGGTGACATGGCAGGAGGCCCAGCGAACAGGCAACCCAATGTCGGAGCAGCTCCTGGAGCAGTTTGAGCGTCTGATGATTGTTTATCTGTCAACCAAAGCTGCCACCACGCAGCCTGCCATGCTGCAATGCTGCCTTAACCTCCAAGcttccactgctgctctgctggtTCAGCTTGGTGTGGGAAACCAGGGGCCTGAACATGTAGCACTCAGTTTCCCCCTGCCCTCTCTACAGAGTACTATGCTCTGCTATGTACCAG aattctTTGCAGAGAATTTGGGAGATTTTTTCATCTTCCTGCGTCGATTTGCTGACGACATTTTGGAGACTTCTTCTGAAAGTCTGGAGCAGATTCTTAACTTCATCACTGTCTTCATGGGTAACGTAGAGAG GATGAAGAACCCACATTTAAGAGCAAAGCTGGCAGAGGTTTTAGAAGCAGTGATGCCCCACATGGAGCCCGTGGCTCCCGGTGCTGCTCAGCCAATCGTGTTCCAGCGAGAGAGAGTCTTCTGCTCCTACAGACACGCACCTCAGCTGGCCGAGGCCCTCATCACTGTGTTTGTAGACATTGAATTCACAG gtGATCCTCATCAGTTTGAACAGAAGTTCAACTACAGAAGACCCATGTATCCCATCCTCAAGTACATGTGGGGCAAAGAGAACTATAGAGAGAGTATCAAG CATTTGGCAGACTATGCATCTGACAATCTGGAGGCCATGAACCCCCCTCTGTTCCTCAGGTTCCTCAACTTACTGATGAACGATGCCATCTACTTACTGGATGAGGCTATTCAG tacCTGAGTAAAATCAAGGTTCTGCAGCTGGAGCGGGATCGAGGGGAGTGGGACGGTCTGGCCCCTGATGCCCGGAGAGAGAAGGAGTCAAGCCTGCAGATGTTTGGACAGCTGGGCCGCTTCCACAATATCATGTCCAACGAGACCATTGGCACACTGGCCTTCCTCACCTCAG AGATCAAGGGGATCTTTGTGCACCCCTTCCTGGCTGAGAGGATCATCTCCATGCTTAACTACTTCCTGCAGCACCTGGTGGGTCCTAAGATGGGTGCCCTTAAAGTCAAGGACTTCAGTGAATTTGACTTCAAGCCCCAGCAGCTTGTTTCTGATATCTGCACCATCTACCTGAACCTGGG AGATGAGGAGAATTTCTGTGCCACAGTCCCAAAGGATGGACGATCGTATTCTCCTACCCTCTTCTCCCAGACAGTTAGGGTACTAAAGAAGATCAACAAACCTGGGGACATGATTGTGGGTTTTGGACTCCTTGCTGATAAAATAAAG TcccatgcagacagacagcagcaagAAGAGGAGACTTATTCAGATGCCCCAGATGAGTTCTTAGACCCCATCATGTCAACCTTGATGCTTGATCCTGTTCTTCTCCCATCCTCCAATGTCACAGTTGACCGCTCAACTATAGCCAGGCATCTCCTCAG CGACCAGACAGACCCATTCAACCGCAGTCCCCTAACCATGGATCAGATCAGGCCAAATGAGGAACTCAAACAGCAGATCTTGCAGTGGCTGGATAAGCATAAGCAGGAGAGGCTGCAGATGGGACCTAGTGGCTAG